From a single Mus musculus strain C57BL/6J chromosome 12, GRCm38.p6 C57BL/6J genomic region:
- the Lsmem1 gene encoding leucine-rich single-pass membrane protein 1 translates to MTHSSQDAGSHGIQEEGRLYVVDSINDLNKLSLCPMESQHLFSLEDKIPNAGTAPGNGRRGLFFVGLLLVLTVSLALVFFAIFLIIQTGNQMEDVSRRLTAEGKDIDDLKKINNMIVKRLNQLDSEQN, encoded by the exons ATGACTCATTCCTCTCAGGATGCTGGGTCTCATGGCatccaggaagaaggaagactctacGTTGTGGATTCCATAAATGACTTAAACAAACTCAGTCTCTGCCCGATGGAATCACAACATCtattct CTTTAGAGGACAAAATCCCCAATGCTGGCACAGCCCCAGGAAATGGAAGGCGGGGGCTGTTTTTTGTGGGGCTGCTCCTGGTGTTGACGGTCAGCCTGGCTCTGGTCTTCTTCGCCATCTTTCTAATAA tTCAAACAGGAAACCAGATGGAGGACGTGTCAAGAAGGCTGACAGCTGAGGGAAAGGACATAGATGatcttaagaaaatcaacaacatgaTTGTAAAGCGGCTCAACCAGCTGGACTCTGAACAGAACTGA